The Zobellia alginiliquefaciens genome contains a region encoding:
- a CDS encoding O-antigen ligase family protein, protein MIVLYSKKWYYLNWGEQLFVFVSAVYLINIFIDIFWQNYPVGMGNPIDLMGFTLSILIALAFRYDKAFVSNHSFFFFLISLAIGLVIAFFLAKESPFPLVGRYDANSTVNTINYGQMGCALSLVSVYGLLNRPFKYSKLIYPLLFLLGIISIMKAGSRSPVVVLLAVSVFYFFAKAGFMKGIILVSCTALIFYFSIGILIELSEAVGSSIVTRLLSAIETGETSGRDNIYENAIGQFLDSPFFGNYYLIPSGIAKGYYPHNFFIEAFMTVGIFGGIPYVVMVAVTMVKSYKVLKNRHPSGWIILLFLQILIFGMFSSSLYSSQDFWALSFFILSLKEESLVSVS, encoded by the coding sequence TTGGCAGAACTATCCCGTTGGCATGGGAAACCCGATAGATTTAATGGGTTTCACTTTGAGCATACTAATAGCTTTGGCTTTTCGGTATGATAAAGCGTTCGTTTCCAATCATTCTTTTTTCTTTTTCTTAATCAGTTTAGCTATTGGATTGGTAATAGCATTCTTTTTGGCAAAAGAGAGTCCTTTTCCGCTGGTAGGGCGCTATGATGCCAATTCTACCGTAAATACTATTAATTATGGACAAATGGGGTGTGCTTTGTCACTAGTTTCTGTTTATGGCTTGCTCAACCGCCCTTTCAAGTATAGTAAGTTAATTTATCCTTTATTATTTTTATTAGGAATTATTTCCATAATGAAAGCTGGTTCACGATCACCTGTCGTAGTGTTGCTTGCTGTAAGTGTCTTTTATTTCTTTGCCAAAGCTGGTTTTATGAAGGGGATAATCCTCGTAAGTTGCACGGCATTAATTTTTTATTTTTCCATAGGTATTTTAATTGAATTATCTGAAGCTGTGGGTAGTAGTATTGTTACCCGACTGTTATCAGCCATAGAAACCGGTGAAACCAGTGGACGTGATAATATTTATGAGAATGCAATAGGACAATTCTTGGATTCTCCGTTCTTCGGGAATTATTATTTAATACCATCTGGAATAGCTAAAGGATACTATCCGCATAATTTTTTTATAGAAGCATTTATGACCGTTGGGATTTTTGGGGGTATTCCGTATGTTGTAATGGTAGCGGTTACGATGGTTAAATCGTATAAAGTTTTGAAAAACAGGCATCCTTCTGGTTGGATTATTTTACTTTTTTTACAAATATTGATTTTTGGGATGTTTTCATCATCTCTGTATAGTTCTCAAGATTTTTGGGCGCTTAGTTTTTTTATATTATCCCTGAAAGAAGAATCATTAGTCTCAGTATCTTAA